Proteins encoded in a region of the Zea mays cultivar B73 chromosome 2, Zm-B73-REFERENCE-NAM-5.0, whole genome shotgun sequence genome:
- the LOC103648193 gene encoding uncharacterized protein — translation MDEAAIHCLLWKFFLRSMSYSMEFLQSIYIIIAQRNSTNEQEEDEGDAMKSLLCKDLFFFNATSSVLCKQEKGRKLLLLLAILVASLTYQAGFWDKEDKAAADSLWQAYEHPYMSSRLSASSVQHRGRRMDFQIYNGTAFGSSLLFIMDFQYYNGTALGSSLAIIFWEKEDKAAADSLRQAHEHPYMSSQLFALEEFAAVGPWNVFILLLAAQVCMALQVPVSVRVGSVFLAKTCLTAHKLGARSKRLLVMISRTILDSLGNASTTGRRCRQVCTKFITSILYYRLANRWIRRGSGHEATWRLASGAMHHMTGNQRLLRSGSVRTESIALDDVWYVPGLDSNLVSTGQLARQGCAVTLGPGGCRITRAGVLVGSARLTEACHFQLDFLKVADDS, via the exons GAGTAtgagctactccatggagtttctgCAGTCTATATATATTATTATCGCCCAACGGAACAG CACCAATGAGCAGGAGGAGGATGAAGGAGACGCAATGAAGTCTCTCTTGTGCAAGGATTTGTTTTTCTTCAATGCAACTTCCTCCGTCTTATGCAAGCAGGAGAAGGGGCGCAAGCTTCTGCTGCTCCTTGCAATTCTTGTAGCCAGCCTAACCTACCAGGCAGGCTTCTGGGACAAGGAGGATAAGGCAGCAGCAGACAGCTTGTGGCAAGCGTATGAACATCCGTACATGTCTTCCCGGTTATCAGCGTCATCAGTACAGCACCGAGGTCGCCGCATGGATTTCCAGATCTACAACGGAACTGCATTTGGCTCATCTCTGCTGTTCATCATGGATTTCCAGTACTACAACGGAACTGCCTTGGGCTCATCTCTGGCGATCATTTTCTGGGAAAAGGAGGATAAGGCAGCAGCAGACAGCTTGCGGCAAGCGCATGAACATCCATACATGTCTTCCCAGTTATTTGCGCTTGAGGAATTCGCTGCCGTCGGCCCCTGGAACGTCTTCATCTTGCTCTTGGCAGCTCAAGTCTGCATGGCGCTCCAGGTTCCGGTCAGCGTCAGGGTCGGTTCAGTGTTTCTTGCCAAGACTTGTTTAACTGCACACAAATTAGGAGCGAGAAGCAAGCGTCTCCTCGTGATGATCTCGAGGACGATCCTGGACAGTCTTGGGAATGCTAGTACTACTGGAAGACGATGCAGGCAAGTGTGCACCAAATTCATAACCAGCATATTATACTACCGACTTGCAAACAGATGGATCAGACGCGGCAGTGGGCATGAGGCGACCTGGCGCCTCGCTAGCGGCGCCATGCATCATATGACGGGCAACCAGAGGCTGCTGCGCAGCGGGTCGGTGCGCACGGAGAGCATCGCCCTCGACGACGTGTGGTACGTCCCCGGGCTGGACTCCAACCTGGTGTCCACCGGCCAGCTCGCCAGGCAGGGCTGCGCCGTCACCCTCGGCCCCGGCGGCTGCCGCATCACCAGGGCAGGCGTCCTCGTCGGCTCCGCGCGTCTCACCGAGGCGTGCCACTTCCAGCTCGACTTCCTTAAGGTCGCCGACGATTCCTAG